Within the Vicia villosa cultivar HV-30 ecotype Madison, WI unplaced genomic scaffold, Vvil1.0 ctg.000262F_1_1_1, whole genome shotgun sequence genome, the region aattaataaaaattaattttcaacTCACGAAACTGGTCCTGCATTTTTAAAACAGAACAAAGTCGTCCCTATACTTGCTTAAAGTATGTAAAATTGATCCTAACCCCCAATTCCTCTCCAAAAAAGCTGATGTGGCCAGATGTTTAATGAAGTGGCACTGCATATGTGGAAATTTAAATTGTTacaacattaaaataattaactgtaattaatttattaattcacTAAATATCAACCATAAACTCCTCAAATAGAAATCAGTGACTCATTGTGTTCCTCGTCTGACTCTTCTTGTACCCAGTCTCTCTTGTTCTCGTCTCTGTGTTCATCTTCCATCAAGGACAACAATGGCTGCGAAAGGAAATGAAAAGTATTGTTTCAGGTATGTGTAGGGTTTTTCTTGTTCGTGCTATGCTTAGGGTTTTTCTTGTTCGTATTCTGTGCTTagggttttgttttgttttgtttgtgatATGCGTAGGCCAAGTGAACCCCAGAGGTTGAGGTTACGTATCAACCATGGGGGTAGATTTATCTTCTTCCCTGTCAAGTTGTATGTTGAGGGTCTAGTTTATGAGATGGATTCAGCGTTTGATGTTGATTTTGCAAACTATAAAGACTTTAGAGCAGAAGTGCTACATCTTGGGTATGCCAACTTCAAGTGTTTGTGGTACCAGCATCCAAAGCTATCATTTCAGACTGGACTTAAGGCTCTAAACACTGATGGTGACGTCTTAGAGTTAATTTCAGATGCAAAAGGATATAATGTAGTAGACATTTTTGTTGAACATGTAGTTGATATTCCTGATATAGTTGATGATGAAGGGCCAATGGGGGATGATATTAGGGATGAAGAAGTTGAAGAAGTTGTTATGGAGGAGGTTAGGGCTGAAGCTGACAATTAGGAAGTGGTTAGGGAAAAAGTAGTTAATGAGGAAGGGGTTAGGGATGAAGTAGTTAATGCGGAAGGGGTTAGGGATGAAGCTGTTCATGAGGAAGGGGTTAGGGATGAAGCTGTTCATAAGAATGAAGGGGATAGGGATGAAGCTGTTCATGAGAATGGAGGGGATAGGGTTGCTGATAATCAGGATGGTTATGTTAGTGAAGAAGATGAGGACTATGTTGCAAgtgatgaagaaagtgaagatGACTCTTATATAGATGTTGGTGGGGAAGAACGGGATTGGACAAGTGAAATACCTGTTGGGGGTGGAAGCATGAATGAAACACAAACTGGTGATGAAGAGTCTTACCAAGATGAAAGTGACTTACACACTCCTGTTGAGAGTGATGATGAAATTGTTAAGAAAAGGAATTTTCCTACTTTCAAAGTTCCTGAAAATGATGAACCTGTTAGGTTTGAAATTGGTATGCAGTTTGCTTCAAAGGAAATAGTCATGGATGCTGTCAGGGATCACGCTATGGAAACAAAGAAAAATTTATGGTTCTACAAAAATGATGCTATTAGGGTTGTTGTGAAATGTCAAACAAAATATCCATATCATATGTTGGTTGCTAAAAGGAGTGCAAGTCAGTACTGGCAAATCACAAGTTTGACCAAGGATCATGAGTGTGTTAGATCAACTGGGAATAAATAAGCTAAAACTAACTGGCTAGCAAAGAAGTTCATACCTTTGATTAGACACACCCCTCATATCAAACCTAGTGGATTGGCTGATGAGGCATTCCAGAGGTGGAATGTTAAACTCAATCATTTTCAAGCATATAGGGCAAAGAAGAGAGCATTAGAGTTGATAGAAGGTGCAAGTAGTGAGCAATATGCACACTTAAGGAGCTATGCTGAAGAGTTGAGAAGGTCTAATCCTAACAGTACAGTCATAATCAAATGTGGGACATCTGAAATAGGTCTTGTCTTTGAAAGGATTTATATTTGCCTAGAGGCTTGTAAGGCTGCTTTTGCTCATACTTGTAGACCATTAATTGGATTAGATGCTTGCTTCTTGAAAGGAGAACATGGTGGTCAGTTAATAGCAGCTGTAGGTAAGGATGGAAACAACCAAATGATACCTATTGCCTATGCTGTGGTGGAATCCGAAACAAGAGATTCTTGGAAGTGGTTTGTTGAACTACTATTGGAAGATCTTAATCAACTTATCCCTAGGCAATATTCATTTATTTCTGACCAACAAAAGGTATGTATTGTATGTATTTCTTGTGCAATGTACAATGTTCATATTTCTGTATTTATTTCTTGTGCTTACTTAACTGTTTGTATGTATATGGTTGTTATGTCAGGGACTTGTGGAGGTAATTAAAGGGCTAGGTGATAATGTGGAACATAGGTTGTGTGTGAAGCATCTCTATGGTAATTGGAAGAAAAGATTCCCAGGTGGTGATATGAAGGAACTACTGTGGGTAGCTGCAAGAGCAACAACTGTACCAGACTGGAACCATGCTATGGAgagaatgaaaatgaaaaatgcaGATGCTTACACTGAAATGGCTAAGGTTCAACCACAACAATGGACAAGATCAACTTTTAGAACTTACACTCAATGTGATCTGCAGGTCAACAATATGTGTGAAGCATTCAACAGGGCAATTCTTGAAATTAGGGAAAAACCAATAATTTCTTTACTTGAAGGTATTAAGCAT harbors:
- the LOC131626108 gene encoding uncharacterized protein LOC131626108, with product MAAKGNEKYCFRPSEPQRLRLRINHGGRFIFFPVKLYVEGLVYEMDSAFDVDFANYKDFRAEVLHLGYANFKCLWYQHPKLSFQTGLKALNTDGDVLELISDAKGYNVVDIFVEHVVDIPDIVDDEGPMGDDIRDEEEVVREKVVNEEGVRDEVVNAEGVRDEAVHEEGVRDEAVHKNEGDRDEAVHENGGDRVADNQDGYVSEEDEDYVASDEESEDDSYIDVGGEERDWTSEIPVGGGSMNETQTGDEESYQDESDLHTPVESDDEIVKKRNFPTFKVPENDEPVRFEIGMQFASKEIVMDAVRDHAMETKKNLWFYKNDAIRVVVKCQTKYPYHMLVAKRSATKKFIPLIRHTPHIKPSGLADEAFQRWNVKLNHFQAYRAKKRALELIEGASSEQYAHLRSYAEELRRSNPNSTVIIKCGTSEIGLVFERIYICLEACKAAFAHTCRPLIGLDACFLKGEHGGQLIAAVGKDGNNQMIPIAYAVVESETRDSWKWFVELLLEDLNQLIPRQYSFISDQQKGLVEVIKGLGDNVEHRLCVKHLYGNWKKRFPGGDMKELLWVAARATTVPDWNHAMERMKMKNADAYTEMAKVQPQQWTRSTFRTYTQCDLQVNNMCEAFNRAILEIREKPIISLLEGIKHYITVRIVKQRKMLERHNGDICPNVQRRIEGYKRKAGGGRLHGMKTQCLGTYSHIVLPSNGPRLWPMTNTEYINPPLMRRAPGRPKKLRNKSNDEQRKPGVLPRQLKTVKCKKCHKYGHNTRTCKGKSVADRQIPKGGNKQKTTGKASSSGQQKNKKQKTSATEVEVVVSQGSQAPQPSQN